The proteins below come from a single Paracholeplasma manati genomic window:
- the nagB gene encoding glucosamine-6-phosphate deaminase — protein MNIHIYKNKKELDQAVADILIEHVRQNPTITLGLATGSTPIGVYDLLIKDHQMNQTDYSRVTTVNLDEYVKIGKNHPESYFSFMKKNLFDHINIQMDQVHLPDGETDDLDQACEAYNLVLSQHIPDIQILGIGGNGHIGFNEPGTPFDMKTHIVKLAEKTRKDNARFFESLDDVPKEAITMGIQNIMDARKIILMASGANKAEAVKQMLSGPITEQLPASVLQNHPNVEVYIDKEAAKLII, from the coding sequence ATGAATATTCACATCTATAAAAATAAAAAAGAACTCGATCAAGCGGTCGCGGATATACTCATTGAGCATGTACGACAAAACCCAACGATTACTTTGGGACTCGCTACCGGTTCAACCCCAATTGGGGTATATGATTTACTCATCAAAGACCATCAAATGAACCAAACCGATTATTCGAGAGTCACTACCGTCAATTTAGATGAATATGTTAAGATTGGTAAAAACCATCCAGAATCCTACTTCTCGTTTATGAAGAAAAATCTATTTGATCATATCAACATTCAAATGGATCAAGTACATTTACCTGACGGTGAAACCGATGATTTAGACCAAGCTTGTGAGGCTTACAATCTTGTTTTAAGTCAGCACATCCCAGATATTCAAATCCTTGGGATAGGTGGAAATGGACACATCGGCTTTAATGAACCAGGTACACCGTTTGACATGAAAACGCATATTGTAAAATTGGCTGAGAAGACCAGAAAAGACAATGCACGTTTTTTTGAGAGCTTAGATGACGTCCCAAAAGAAGCCATCACGATGGGCATTCAAAACATCATGGATGCGAGGAAAATCATCTTAATGGCGAGTGGCGCGAATAAAGCGGAAGCCGTTAAACAAATGTTGTCAGGCCCAATTACCGAACAACTACCGGCTTCGGTATTACAAAACCACCCGAATGTTGAAGTATATATCGACAAAGAAGCGGCGAAGCTTATTATTTAA
- a CDS encoding GNAT family N-acetyltransferase yields the protein MKLIKPTLEHEAVLKAYIQDMIQNNDSCHGCGSIEDYERYEDWLKHIESYAVKALIPKDSKYVEGSQYFLWDEDNQQVVGMVNIRHELNAYLLKFGGHIGYSIRPNYRNKGYAKLQLTMALDILKQKGVERALVTCNADNIASMKAILACGGVEDTPNVELDGTVIKRFWITI from the coding sequence ATGAAACTGATTAAACCAACTTTAGAACATGAAGCCGTTTTAAAAGCGTATATCCAAGACATGATTCAAAATAACGACTCTTGTCATGGTTGTGGATCCATTGAGGATTATGAACGTTATGAAGATTGGCTAAAACACATCGAATCCTACGCAGTCAAAGCGTTGATTCCCAAAGACTCCAAATATGTCGAAGGTTCACAATACTTTTTGTGGGATGAAGACAACCAACAAGTGGTTGGGATGGTCAATATCAGACATGAACTCAATGCGTATTTATTGAAGTTTGGTGGCCACATAGGTTATTCCATCAGACCCAATTATCGAAACAAGGGGTATGCGAAACTACAGTTAACTATGGCACTAGATATTTTAAAACAAAAAGGGGTTGAACGAGCCCTTGTCACCTGTAACGCCGACAATATCGCCTCGATGAAAGCCATTTTGGCTTGTGGCGGTGTCGAAGATACACCAAACGTTGAACTAGATGGAACGGTCATCAAACGTTTTTGGATTACAATATAA